The Castor canadensis chromosome 8, mCasCan1.hap1v2, whole genome shotgun sequence genome contains a region encoding:
- the Mdc1 gene encoding mediator of DNA damage checkpoint protein 1 isoform X2 — translation MEDTQIIDWDIEEEETEQSSESLGDSLEPVGQLRIFSGTHGPEKDFPLYLGKNVIGRSPECTVALPFPSISKQHAVIEILAWNKAPILQDCGSLNGTQILRPPKVLSPGVSHRLRDKELILFADFPCQYHRLDIPLSFVSRGPLTVEETPRVQGGTQPSRLMLAEDSEEEVDFLSERNVVKESRTTSSPLPTVVPESDEEGPSLAPGDSGPSFSGNLESDTDEEKDEQPAVGEASSATRKGTAVKAEKPEADRVIINIRLVKARSSVQRPKDSRVKRDAGDGVGPVGVILERRSQPPEEDSDTDMDEECRPPGRPAVVCLERAHSSSFMGSDTDVEEETIPVTPAIVPMKKKQIFHGVGTRGTESPGLAYLQMSLAGNDTDVKEGEAPLTVPLEGSQTSMVINSDTDDEEEVSAALTLARLKESGAVLWNRDTYVEEGRAQPVALLEQSQTASGRDSDTDMEEEWLPREKRETVPSSHTDENGTIVTAQSEKVQPPLGNSDSEEADVSSPGIHLERSQASSATVGNNTEVEEVVPLGPAVIHLEKNQVSVEGTNETDVEAEEDSELLVVPLKEAWPPDEDWETDVEEDRSSTGTNVRKSQLWAEGDTKTEQATAVLEQESALEMGAQGGSPVAQVEQVVVHPGTLGEPILAQRKGVQIPTGRERKAHRGVTKDSKDSCDDPEDLDLQATQSFVERENQSLEVQSLEDEPTQAFPFTLPQEPSPSHCRFQTPGTLDEPWEVLATQPFCPKEFEISEPQPIATHLEAHGSCQSPPRATTRDQHPESPVHTEPLGIQGKGMQTMEKDMGTPKRTAERVPPERGLSEREIQEQSPDREKEDVMGEEELTRVIQGREQKQVLAKDTKTQESANMVKSVTPKRDRESSKIEMELSKEIQEKEMEKQILTRKIFGRKVEKPVPDRECKPDGLEVTLVRGEVDGGIQDQKGQATSPTQESGVEAEDLQGFKIVSGNQSGEGRGALVSPRRQQRGHLNCMMPPAEKASWGAPESPDACLPPAVPEASAPPQRPFTSQSPNHPVPQPLLPPSPPSSEPPISRTRHNRSLEISETPPSSELEAFHPKHNIRPRRRSSRMTPSPLSSTPTTPTDQPITPEPTSQATWGRTRRSSVKTLESVVPIATKLHPSTSTVQPVIPKCLSRVTRGKTNRFSVKIPEPVVPTGPELHPSTSTVQPVIPEPTTQASRGRTRRSSVNSPESVVPTASHLQPSISTDHPVTSKRTSRASRGRTNKSSVKTLEPVVPTGSELHPSISTDHPVTPKPTSRVTWGRTNRSSVKTPEPVVPTGPELQLSTSAVQSVTPKPMTRAAWGRACKSSIETPKSVEPKTPDLEPPGSTDQPVIPEAVAQHETVKSLSLSSAPVLTAPQFQSPIATAQPVSLEPIPQASCSRRQRAARKHSSLTPPISNKLPSAPPQPKSRSLRIQRQGALRAAESLGTIPEPSFPQCPELPTHAPQIQKVKVAGTSGFTPEPQPKASQIRKRSSATMDSPPLQKRSQREVSQKTVFPKEEEDAMERPRKEEDVVIPGPGKRKRDQAEEKSKGIPSRGLRRTKPNQESAAPKTKPPQVLFTGIMDARGERAVLALGGSLAGSVTEASHLVTDRIRRTVKFLCALGKGIPILSLDWLHQSRKAGHFLPPDEYVVTDPEQEKNFGFRLRDALSRAQERRLLEGYEIHVTPGVQPPPPQMGEIISCCGGTVLSNMPRSYKPQRVVITCPQDFPRCSIPSRLGLPLLSPEFLLTGVLKQEAKPEDFVLSSLEISST, via the exons ATTTCCCACTATACCTTGGGAAGAACGTGATAGGCCGAAGCCCTGAGTGCACTGTGGCCCTGCCCTTTCCATCCATCTCCAAACAACATGCAGTGATTGAAATTTTGGCCTGGAACAAAGCACCTATCCTCCAGGATTGTGGGAGCCTCAATGGTACTCAAATCCTGAGACCACCTAAAGTCCTGAGCCCTGGGGTGAGTCATCGTTTGAGGGACAAGGAATTGATTCTGTTTGCTGACTTTCCATGCCAGTACCATCGCCTGGATATCCCCCTGTCCTTTGTCTCTCGGGGTCCTTTGACTGTAGAGGAAACCCCCAGGGTACAGGGAGGAACTCAACCCTCCAGGCTTATGTTGGCTGAAGACTCGGAGGAGGAAGTAG ATTTTCTTTCTGAAAGGAATGTGGTGAAAGAATCAAGGACTACGTCTTCCCCTTTACCAACAGTGGTTCCAGAAAG TGATGAAGAAGGGCCTTCTCTAGCCCCAGGTGACTCTGGGCCATCTTTTTCCGGCAACTTGGAAAGTGacacagatgaggaaaaagaTGAGCAGCCAGCAGTAGGGGAAGCCTCTTCAGCTACCAGGAAAGGTACTGCCGTGAAGGCAGAGAAGCCTGAAGCTGATAGGGTTATAATTAATATCCGGCTAGTAAAGGCTCggtcttcagttcagagacccaAGGACTCAAGAGTCAAGAGGGATGCAGGAGATGGAGTGGGTCCAGTTGGAGTGATTCTGGAGAGGAGGAGCCAACCTCCTGAAGAGGACAGTGACACTGATATGGATGAAGAGTGCAGGCCTCCTGGAAGACCAGCTGTTGTCTGTTTGGAAAGGGCCCACTCTTCTAGCTTCATGGGTAGTGATACTGATGTGGAAGAAGAAACAATCCCTGTGACCCCAGCCATAGTTCCTATGAAGAAGAAGCAGATCTTCCATGGAGTTGGTACAAGAGGTACTGAATCACCTGGCCTGGCATATCTGCAGATGAGCCTAGCTGGTAATGATACAGATGTGAAGGAGGGCGAAGCCCCACTGACTGTCCCTCTGGAGGGAAGCCAAACCTCCATGGTGATCAACAGCGATACAGATGATGAGGAAGAAGTGTCAGCAGCACTTACTTTGGCACGTCTGAAAGAGAGTGGAGCTGTTTTATGGAACAGAGACACATATGTGGAAGAGGGCAGAGCCCAACCTGTGGCCCTTCTAGAGCAAAGCCAAACTGCCTCTGGGAGAGACAGTGACACAGATATGGAGGAAGAGTGGCTCccaagggaaaagagagaaactgtCCCCAGCAGCCACACAGACGAGAATGGGACCATTGTTACAGCACAATCAGAAAAGGTCCAACCTCCCCTTGGAAATAGTGATAGTGAGGAAGCAGATGTGAGTTCACCTGGGATCCACCTGGAAAGAAGCCAGGCCTCCTCTGCCACAGTGGGCAACAACACTGAAGTGGAAGAAGTAGTCCCGCTAGGGCCAGCTGTTATCCATCTGGAAAAGAATCAGGTGTCTGTGGAGGGGACAAATGAAACAGATGTGGAAGCAGAAGAGGATTCAGAGCTGCTTGTGGTGCCTCTAAAGGAAGCCTGGCCTCCTGATGAAGACTGGGAGACAGATGTGGAAGAGGACAGGTCTTCAACAGGGACAAATGTAAGGAAGAGCCAGCTTTGGGCAGAAGGGGATACTAAGACAGAGCAGGCTACGGCTGTTCTTGAACAGGAGAGCGCTCTTGAGATGGGGGCCCAAGGTGGATCACCTGTGGCACAAGTGGAGCAGGTAGTGGTGCACCCAGGCACTCTAGGGGAGCCCATCCTGGCACAGAGAAAGGGAGTACAAATCCccacaggaagagaaagaaaagcacataGGGGCGTGACCAAGGACTCCAAGGACAGCTGTGATG ATCCTGAAGATCTGGACCTTCAAGCTACTCAGAGCTTTGTGGAGAGGGAGAATCAAAGCCTGGAAG TCCAGAGCTTGGAGGATGAACCCACCCAGGCCTTCCCATTTACCCTACCCCAAGAGCCCAGCCCTTCCCATTGCAGATTTCAGACCCCAG GTACCCTGGATGAGCCTTGGGAAGTCTTGGCTACCCAGCCATTCTGTCCGAAAGAGTTTGAGATCTCTGAGCCCCAGCCCATTGCCACCCACCTTGAGGCTCATGGATCTTGCCAATCTCCACCTAGGGCAACAACTCGAGACCAGCATCCAGAGAGCCCAGTTCACACAGAGCCGTTGGGGATTCAAGGCAAAGGGATGCAGACTATGGAGAAAGATATGGGTACACCAAAAAGAACAGCAGAGAGGGTGCCCCCTGAAAGAGGGCTGTCGGAAAGGGAAATTCAGGAACAGTCACCAGACAGGGAGAAGGAAGATGTGATGGGGGAGGAAGAATTAACTAGGGTGATACAGGGCAGAGAGCAAAAACAGGTGTTAGCTAAAGACACTAAAACACAAGAGTCTGCTAACATGGTAAAAAGTGTGACTCCTAAAAGGGATAGGGAGAGTTCGAAGATAGAAATGGAGCTGTCTAAGGAaatacaagagaaagaaatggagaagcAGATACTCACAAGAAAAATATTTGGGAGAAAAGTAGAGAAACCTGTGCCAGACAGAGAGTGTAAGCCAGATGGGTTAGAAGTGACCCTGGTTAGAGGAGAGGTAGATGGAGGGATCCAGGACCAGAAAGGGCAGGCCACCAGTCCAACACAAGAGTCTGGAGTGGAGGCAGAGGACCTTCAGGGATTTAAAATAGTTTCTGGGAACCAGTCAGGTGAAGGAAGGGGAGCCCTGGTGAGCCCTAGGAGGCAGCAAAGAG GCCACTTGAATTGCATGATGCCACCTGCTGAGAAGGCTTCATGG GGTGCTCCAGAATCTCCAGATGCTTGCCTGCCTCCTGCAGTACCAGAAGCTTCAGCCCCACCCCAAAGACCCTTTACCTCTCAGAGCCCAAACCATCCTGtacctcagcctctccttcctccctctcccccttcctctgaACCACCCATTTCTAGGACTAGGCACAATAGAAGTCTGGAAATTTCAGAGACTCCCCCATCCTCAGAGTTGGAGGCTTTTCACCCAAAGCATAACATCAGGCCCCGGCGGCGATCCTCCAGGATGACGCCTTCTCCACTTTCCTCTACCCCTACCACCCCCACAGACCAGCCCATCACCCCCGAGCCCACATCTCAGGCCACTTGGGGCAGAACACGTAGGTCTTCTGTTAAAACACTCGAATCAGTTGTACCCATAGCCACTAAACTCCATCCTTCCACCTCCACAGTCCAGCCTGTCATCCCTAAGTGCTTGTCTCGAGTCACTCGGGGCAAGACAAATAGGTTCTCTGTCAAAATCCCTGAACCAGTTGTCCCCACAGGCCCTGAACTCCATCCTTCCACCTCCACAGTCCAGCCTGTCATTCCTGAGCCCACAACTCAGGCCAGTCGGGGCAGGACACGTAGGTCCTCTGTTAATTCTCCTGAATCAGTTGTCCCCACAGCCTCTCACCTCCAGCCTTCCATCTCTACAGACCATCCTGTCACCTCCAAGCGCACATCTCGAGCATCTCGGGGTAGGACAAATAAGTCCTCTGTTAAGACCCTTGAACCAGTTGTCCCCACAGGCTCTGAACTCCATCCTTCTATCTCCACAGACCACCCTGTCACCCCCAAGCCTACATCTCGAGTCACTTGGGGTAGGACAAATAGGTCTTCTGTCAAGACCCCTGAACCAGTTGTCCCTACAGGCCCTGAACTCCAGCTTTCCACCTCTGCAGTCCAATCTGTCACCCCCAAGCCCATGACTCGGGCTGCTTGGGGTAGGGCATGTAAGTCCTCTATTGAGACTCCTAAGTCAGTTGAACCAAAAACACCAGATCTTGAGCCTCCCGGTTCCACAGACCAGCCTGTCATCCCTGAGGCTGTAGCTCAGCATGAGACAGTAAAGTCTTTATCCCTAAGTTCTGCCCCAGTTCTCACTGCCCCTCAATTCCAGTCTCCTATTGCCACAGCCCAGCCTGTTTCTCTTGAACCCATTCCTCAAGCCAGTTGCAGCAGGAGACAGAGGGCTGCTAGGAAGCACAGCTCCCTCACACCTCCCATTAGTAACAAGCTGCCTTCTGCACCCCCTCAACCTAAGTCCCGATCCTTGAGGATCCAAAGACAAGGAGCACTGAGAGCAGCTGAGTCTCTTGGCACCATTCCTGAACCTTCCTTTCCCCAATGTCCTGAGCTACCCACTCATGCTCCCCAGATCCAAAAGGTAAAAGTAGCAGGTACATCTGGGTTCACACCAGAGCCCCAGCCTAAGGCCTCTCAAATCCGCAAGAGGTCTTCTGCTACCATGGACTCACCCCCACTTCAAAAACGGTCCCAAAGAGAAGTCTCCCAGAAGACAGTGTTTCCCAAGGAAGAGGAAGATGCCATGGAAAGGCCAAGGAAGGAAGAG GATGTCGTGATTCCAGGACCAGGCAAAAGGAAGAGAGACCAGGCAGAGGAGAAATCCAAGGGAATACCAAGCCGTGGCCTCCGACGCACCAAGCCTAACCAAGAATCAGCAGCCCCCAAA ACCAAACCCCCACAGGTACTCTTCACAGGAATCATGGATGCTCGTGGGGAGCGGGCAGTGCTGGCACTAGGGGGGAGTTTGGCTGGCTCAGTGACAGAGGCCTCCCATCTGGTCACCGATCGAATCCGCAGGACAGTCAAGTTCTTGTGTGCCCTGGGGAAGGGGATCCCTATCCTCTCTCTGGACTGGCTACATCAG TCCCGAAAGGCTGGTCACTTCTTGCCCCCTGATGAATATGTGGTGACTGATCCTGAGCAGGAGAAGAACTTTGGCTTTAGACTTCGGGATGCCCTGAGCCGGGCTCAAGAGCGAAGGCTTCTGGAG GGCTATGAGATTCATGTGACTCCTGGAGTCCAGCCACCACCACCTCAGATGGGAGAGATCATCAGCTGCTGTGGAGGCACAGTGCTCTCCAACATGCCCCGGTCCTATAAG CCTCAGAGAGTTGTGATCACATGCCCCCAGGACTTCCCTCGCTGCTCCATCCCATCTCGGTTGGGGCTGCCCCTCCTTTCTCCTGAGTTCCTGCTGACTGGAGTCCTGAAGCAGGAAGCCAAACCAGAGGACTTTGTCCTCTCCAGCTTGGAAATATCATCCACCTGA